The Candidatus Margulisiibacteriota bacterium region CTTTCGATGGACTAACTTCAATCCTTCTTGCTAACTCAGCAGAAAATCCACCCTCTGTTTGTCTGGCCTGTGCTACTACAGGAGTGGTCCCGCTTACTCCTTGGCTCTGATTATTACTTGTAACTACACCCGCTCCTCCTTGAGAAGCTGCTGCTGCCTGAGCCGTAGTATCCTTTTGTGCGCTCTCAGCCGCTGCAATAGCGTCTTCACTTGCTTTCGTCGTATCTTTCCCTTGCACTTTAAAATCATTGTCTGTAGTTTTTGAATCCATAACTATTTTTTTATCAACTATTGCTGCAGCAAAAGCTACATGCTTTGTATTGACCTTTGCAGAATCAACCTCGAACCCACTAATAGCCTTTGATGGATCCTCTTGCCTCTTCATCTCTAATGTTAAAAATGTACTGCTGCTTTTAGGATTTTTGGTTATATCTGCCAATGTTAATACCCCATTTACTGAAGCAACCCCTGCTGTTGTTTCTGATGGAGAATTAAAATCAAGACTATAACGGTTACCATCCTTTGAAAATTCAGCAGACATATGTGCAGGGCTGTTAGGGTCTGCTGAATCTTTAGAAATAACTAATTGATACTCAGTAATTTCAAGCTTTTGAGCTAATGCTGCCATTAAAGTACTGGCCATGTCACAATCTCTCACGTCTGCCTCATATCTAAATTCTTCTAATTGTAAAAGCTGATTCAATACCTTTTGAATTTCTGCAACCGTACTTTTTTTGGATAAATTAGCCGCATCAATAATCTGTTGGGCTTCTGGGCTTGAAAATTTATTGTCTTTAATACTCACAATATTATTATCATTTTTTGCAACCAGATTAAGATGAATATTCATAGCTTCTGCGTTAGACGCTGCACTAACAGCCGTTTTGCTTTCATTATTTTTATTAGGGTCATTTATTGCATTTGAATATGAATCCATAGCGGTCTGCGTAGTACTGATTGCTTCATTAATAACTGCTTGAAGTGCTACAGTAGCATTACTACTTATCCCCTGTATAGCTGAATTAAAATTCGCACCAGAAGATGTTCCCGATTGAGCTGAATCAATAACCTGCTGTGTCTTGCCTCTTTGTGAAAATGCCTCATTTATTATATTTTTTAAGAACTTTGTTGCCATTTCTAAACTAAATTGATTAAGAGCAACTGTTTCCCTTTTATTCTTCAGGTAGGCTATTTTCTGTTCAGGCGTCATATTTTTCATATTTTCCCTATCTGCAGCCGTTTCATTGAATGTAAAAGGGTTATTATATTTAATTGAATCCTTGTTTTGTTTATCCGCAAGTGAAGCATCAGTTGTCGCTACTGGTTGTATTTTGTTATCTTGTTGTACCTTTTCCTCTCTGATAGCAGCGGCACTACCTTTACTTTTTTCTGCATCTGAAAGCTCTTTTGCAGTAGTCGTCAATTGTACTTTTACTGCTGCCTCCTCTGCACCAGGGGCTACATTAAGCACCAAAACAGTATCTACACCAGTCTGCCTTCCGGTACCTGATGCCCCTACTGCTGCTTTTTCTGCGTCTGCTGCTGCTTTTGCGTCTGCTGCTTTTTGTGCGTCTTCTGCTTTTTGTGCGGCTTCTGCTGCTGTTGGTGTTCCTACTGCTGGAACTTTTTCAGTAGATTTTGATTGCCCTTCCGCAGAAACTGCATTCGTTGGTTTTGGTGGTGACGGACTCTCAAAGTTAGTTTTTAGCCCTCCCACTAAAACATCTATCGCCGCAGACATTAGGGACATCACCATACTGTCTATCATGGACGCTTGTCTGCTTGCAAGAAGCTTAGAATAAGCCGAGTCTTCTCTGAAGCTTGCATTGCTTACTGTCTTTTGGGACAAACTACTGCCTGAATCACCTTTACCAAAAGACTTATCAGCGTTGGCCTCTGCCCCTGACCTAAAATCTTCCCTAGCCTCTTTCTCTATATAATAAGTTAAAAACTCTTTTAACAAGTTTCTTATAAGATTCATTCCTACTGTAGTTATAACACTATTGAAACCACCAGTGTCCCCACCATACCCTGTTACAAAAGAAGCAAGTGCTTTTGCCCATGGTCTGTCTAGACCAAGCTTATTAGTTATAAATCCTTGCTTGCCAGGCTTCATAACCGGCACTTTCTTACCAGCTGCATTAAGCTCCGTTTTAACTTCCCCATCAGAAGTCTTGACGGCCACATCAGGCCCTCCTGTAACCTGAAAGGAATCGCCAATTTGAAGAAGTCCTCCTGCTATCGTCAAAACAGAAAACGCCATCGAAATCATAGCCGCTGCCTCTGCTGCTGCAAGATTCTCTTGCGCAGAGACAACTGCATTAATGGCCGACACTTGCATTTTAGCAAGAGCTACTGCCAATTGGAGTGCTATCTGCATTGCTTGTGCTTGATACCCAACTATCGCCGCCGTAGTCTGAAAGTTCTCTACTGTTGAAGGTGTTCTAAACAACATGCTCATCACTGCCTGTTTTGCATCAGCAGCTGCTTGTGCTACAGCTATTTGCGCCATCCATGTTCTCTGCCAATTCTTAATGGCTCTGGCAGCGGCAAGTGCAGCAGAAGGGTCATAAGTTACACGTCCACCAGAAGCAGAAGCAATCATCCCGCCTGCAGCATTATTAACTATATCAAACGAAGAATCTGTCAACGCACTATTTGTGCCTGAACTTTCAAATTCATCAAAATTTATGCCAAACATTCTCGAATAAACCTCTTTCATTCTCGCAATAGCTTTTTCTTGGTCATCAAGTTCTGCCTGTTTTTGAGCAATACCAACAAGTCCATTAGCAACAGCTGCTACGCCCGCAAATCCAGAAGCAACTTGAGACAATGTAGATAACTCTTTAAGTGTACTAATTATCTTAAGTGCGGAAGCAACTATTGAAATAATTGCTATTCCAATACTAATCCAACCATAAGTATTAGCGGTATTCATACTATCCTTGGCTGAAGCTATTGCTAATTGTGCATCTGCTAGAATTTTATCAACTTGCATTTGAAGCTGTGCCCGCTGCGCCTCTAGACTCCTCATTGTCATAACATAGGAACCAAAGGACTGGAACCCAGCCATAACAAATTTGGACTGACTCCCTGTATTAACGCCAAATAATAATGTAATAACTATTGCACGTGCATCCATCATGGCAGATGATATTGCTAAAACGGCAAACATCTGCGCAAGAAAATTAGTTGTACCCTCTACACTGGCACCTAGTGCACCGCTCATTGCACTATTTAATCCCTGAAAAAGCACTCCCATATTCCCTTCTTTAGCCTCTACTCCTTGATATAGCCAATCCGGAATATTAAACCCAGGCCCTACAGAAAATTGATCTTTGTACTCTTCATACAATTTTTTAGCAAGATCGTAGGCTTCCTTCGCCTCAGCCATAGATTGCAACGCTGCATAAATACTCCAAAGCGCACCAACTATTATTACAGCAGCACCATACCAACCACCACACAAAGCTGCCATTGATGCAACTGTTACAATCGTATTAATTATTACCCTTGTCATCTGAGCATTTACAGAACTAATTTGCTGTCTCACACTCTTTAACTGCATTTCAACCTGTAATTTCCTATTATGTTCACTGGCTTGAGCAAATAACATTGTTGAATTGTAATCAAATGCGGAATTAATATTAGCAAAAGTACCATTAACCCAAGTTTGTAGGGCCTGCATAAGATCAACTTTCGTCTGAACATTAAAAAGCACCTGCATTACAGCACTTCTAGCATCTGCCATTGCATCAACAATCGCAAGCATACTCAATAACATAATTTGAAAGGCCATTATCATTGCATTCATATCTCCAATTTGCCCAGTACTACTCATGCCCTGGACAAGACCCCAAGCCTGTCTCACAGTGTTATTCATCTGATTACCAAAATTAAGTGCCATGCTATCTGTTGTTAGTATTTCTCCTATTTCATAACCACCTTCACCATATTCTTGACCGACCCAATCTAAACCTAAAAGATTATAATTTAAAGAAATGTCATTCTCTAAATTTTCTTCCATCTGTTCTAAAATACTTTTTTGATACGCTAACTGAGAATATGCATACAATCCAAGTGCCGCTGCTGCAACAGCAGCGGCAATAATACAACCCCAAAAAAATGCAGCAACACCCAAGCTACTCCCAGCTGTCAAAACTGCCGCAATAACAGCAACAACTAAAACAATTACTGCTAAAACCATAAAAAAGAATGATCCAAAAAACCCTGGTCCCTTTTTAACCTTATTCCATAACTTAACTGCATCATCATAATTTTTTTGAGCTAATTTAATGTTTTCTGCATTAGTTACTTGAGTTTTCAAAAACCCAGAGTACCTTGTGATCATTTGTTTCTGAGCAGCTCTTACTTGAGCAGAAATCGCGGCAATGCTTGCTCTATCATCATTCCAAGAATCTATCTTAAACAAAATCTTAAGCACCATGCTAGAAATGTCCATAGTTGTTTCCGTTAACATGTAACCGGTTTGTTCGTTCATTACCATAGTATCAAACCTAGCAGAAACGCGAAGATTATTATCCACTGATCCTCCATCTAAGACTGCTTGCCAAATATTATTATTCTCGAACGAATCTGACATAGAAGCTATTTTAGCTATAGCTGCTCTGCTAGATTCGATTAACATATCATTGACTCCATTTAATTGCTGCAGTAACAATAAACTACCATGAGTAACTAATACATTTACATAAGCATCTCGTTTCTTACTGTCAATCTTTTTCCCACACTCATTAGCGATTCTCTCAATTTCAGCCATATTGTTTTCATAAGCTTCATTATTCATTTCCATTGCATCTTCTAATGCACCAGATATGACTGCATCTAAATTACCAATTTCACTTGAAAATTTATCAGAGATCCTTTGCGCCGAAAGAATCTGAACATTTTCATACTGATACTCAAACAAGTATTGAATCAACATACTTTTAACATCAAGCAACTCATTAAATAAGATAACGCTTGCCATCATAATATATATTTGAATCTGAATAGCCATAAACTCTTCAGTCATTGCTTCAAAATCTACGCCAACAAATGACATCCATTCACCAGCAGCAAATGCTTCTGACTCTTCGGTTACGCCTGACAGATCTACGCCAATCTCATAAAAATACTGTTGGTAATTAATAAGATTTTCTACATGTCCCAAATAATTTCCATGTGCATTTACATATGCACCAATAATAGTATTCATAGCATTTGTAGTAGCTAAATGTTGTGACGCACCAGCTGCAGCAGTATACATACTTGTCTCATAATGTGGATCCTCAAAAACTAGCATATCACCCAAGACAGTATAAGCAATTATTGATCTAGAATTAAAAGAAAAAGTATAACTATTTGTATTTAATGGTATTACGCTATCCACAACCTGCTCAGATGTTCGCACTGTTAAATCAAGACGAATGGTTTCACCATTATCCATAGTATATCCAGCGACTACATGACCAGGAACTAAGATACTTCCTTGATTAACATAAACACGAAGCTTTTCTTCATTCACTCCTGCAGCTAAACATAAATCTACAAAAAGAATAGTTAAATCCTCACAATCTCCACCACCTGTCTCTATTGTGCTCTCGGCTGTTTGCCAGGCTAACCCTGTTTCCTCATCGCTGATGTAGTCAAAATTTTGAACAACATGATTGTAAATAGCCAACACCTGTTCGTCATTAGACATATCAAAAGTTAAAATCCCTTCTGTTCTCAATAACTCAATAATACGTTGTGTGGCTGGATTATCAGCCTCAATAAAAGACCTTACATCAACAGCTGATGAACCATCATAAGCTGAGATAGTGGTAATAATTTCTTCTGTTTTAATGAATTTGGTAGAATTAAACTCACTCATTTCTACTCGTTGAGAAATATCTAATTGAACAATTGTGTCAGTTGAAAACGAATATCCACAGACAACCTGACTTTGCTCTGAATCTTTTACTTTCATTAAATACACTTTTATGTTTTTATCATCAACACCAGCAGCCAAACACAAACTCACTAACAGGACGGATTGGTCTTCGCTACTTCCTCCCACACTCACAATAGTATCGGCTACTTGTTGCAATCCAGAACCTGATGCCTCATCATCACGAGAAAACGTATATTCACGAATAATATAATTATATATAGCAAAGACAACTTCTTCTTCATTCATCTCATCGGTGATTAAGCCCTCTTCGTTCAACTTATCAATCAATGACGCAACTTCTGGATCAAAAGGATCTATCAAAGAACTAATATTTTCTTTCTGACTTTCAACGATTAAAGCTTCTTCAATAACAGAGGCATCAACCACCGCAACATTTGAATTAACCTTAACTAGACTCTCTGCCTTTTTAATAAGTTCATTTAAGCGTTGTTCTATAGAAACAGATTGCTCATTATTGATCTTTTTTTCTTCCTCATTTATATAAATTTCTGCCTGATCAATTAAAGCATCTATTACATCCAGCTCGGCTTCAGTAAATAAACTCCGTTTTCCTGTAAAAATCTTATCCATTGTTTCTTCTAGCTCAGGCTTTTCAGCATCTGCATTCTTAGAAAGCACATCTGTCTCAATATCTATTATTTTATTTTTTAACTTCAATAATTCATCTTCTTCCAAGTCAATAACATTTTCTATTTCAACCATCATCCTACTTAATAAATTCACTAAGTCTTCTTGATCTTTAAGAATAGCAACTTGCTCATTAACAAGTTTTACCAAATCTAGACTGTACTCATCAATCAACTCATTAACTTCAATTCCTTGACCTAACATCTCTTGAAAATATTTATTAACAGCCTCATCTATCTCAGTTGTTCCTGACTCTAGTAACTGCATAACCTCATCATTTAGAATATAGGACTTGTCTTCATCTTCTTGTAATACAGAATGGAGTGTTTTCTTGACTGATTTAATATCCACGGAGCTAGAAAAGCTATCTCCTGCTACAGACCCTGAAATAGTAAGCTTGTCCTTGGAAATGTCTTTTATTGTTTCTAAGTCATCGTTGTCGAGGATATAGTTCTTATCTACAGCACCTGCTCCAGCTAAGCCATCTATGCCAATTCCTTGGTCATTAGAAACTTCTTTATTTTGCTGTATTTCCATAAATCCCCCGAAATTTTATCTCTAATATTAATTATACTTATTAAATCATTTTATTCTATCTTTTTACTTGTATAACTTATTAAATTTTCTTATTATTATCCATTATATTAAAACGTTTAAATCGCTATTTGTTTTGTATCTAATCTTCTTAATATTAAAATACCACAAAAATATTACTTCCCTTGAAAAGAGGCAGATTACATTTATAATAGTATCAGCATGCATGAAGACTATATACTACAATCTAGTCCTAAGGGATACAGTGAAGATCAAGACAAATCTATCTTGCCAGAAGAAACTTATCAGAATGCTTTTTACTCTTTATCCAAAACATTTCCTGATCTTAACTTTACATTGACTAAACTTTCCAATAACGAATTTTATTCCGTCTATGATTTTGATGATGGCTTTTTCGGCTCTCACGGTAAAGGAGCAACCCAATCTCAATCTATGGCTAGCGCAATAATGGAGTATTCTGAACGTAAAAGCTGGTACGAATTTGATATGGGCAAGGCCAAAGGCTTCATAAAGGCCAGCTATAACTATCTTAAAGATAAGGTGGATATGGGTAGCTATAAGGATATATTTAAAATACACTATTATACCGAAACAGAAAGCACCGAAGATATTCTAAGCGGCACAGATTTATTATGGGTTGAAGGGTATAATCTAACTAGTGACAAACCCACGCTTATTCCTGTTAATTTTACTGATTTAGTAAAATCATCCAATGGACTTGCCGCAGGGAACACAAAAGAGGAAGCCATTACTCAAGGTCTATGTGAACTGATAGAAAGAGAACATATCGATAACTTTTTACTTGATCCTTATAATGCAAAAGTAAGATTAATTGACCACTCTACTCTAAATAATCCTTATCTTCTTAAGCTACTTGAGTGGGCAACAATTAAAGGAATCCAAATATATTTTATTGATATTTCTAATACTATCAACGTAACAACTATCTTAGTTCACGCCATAGATCATAATTCCCCTAATATATATTCCAGATCTGGTGATGGGTATGGCACACACAACGATCCAGAAAAAGCCATGATCAGAGCATTCACAGAGTTTCTACAAGGCAGAGAGGCATATGTTAACAATTTCCCAGAAGACTTTGACATGACTAAAGGACAATGGCAAACACGACTTATTCTTGATTTTACCCGAATAATTAATAATGCAAAAACAATTTCAGTCAAAGGCTGTTTCCATATTAATAGTAATGATTTCAAAAAAGATGCAGAAAAAATATTATCTATACTAAAACAAAAAGGACATGAAGTGATAGCTCTTAATTTAACTCACAAAGAATTAAAAATACCTGTTTATCGGTTACTAATCCCAACTTTTAAAACTGGAGATGAATTCTCTCCTTTCTCTAGAAACCAACACTACACTGTAGCCTTCCTTCTAAAAAATGGAAGACATGACGATAAGGCATGGGAATACTATTTAAAATACAAAAAAGAAATAACCGAAATAAATGAAGAAAGCACTGAACTAATAAGACAAATAAATAAGCATATGGGTGCTAATATAGATATTGATGCACGTCAAAAAGAATTATTAGATAAAGATGTTATTTACTGGCTCTTAATGCCAAGAAATCATATTGTGTTATTTATCTTCGCCTCATACTTCACTAGAGCCCCATTGGCAGCAATGAGCGTCCTACTAGGAACTACTGTGGTTGATGGTGATAAAGCAGTAACGTTACCTGAGCTGGAGCTAGAGCTTTCTCAAAAAGAGCGGTCACCTTCTTAACCGCATTTTCAACAGAAACATCAACTATGCTTTTTGCAGGCACTTCCATTATCTCTACAATATTTAATCTGACATGCTGTGTCTTAGTTGTGTCTTTGTTGATTATTATCAACGCTTTCTCTGTTCCATCATTAGAAATCTTTAAAATAGAAAATACATTATCGTTATTGTTCCAAACTTCAACAAACTTACTGTCTTCCTTAAAAACCTTGTACTTCTTTTTCAAAGAATTAACTACTGTAACATAATCAACTAAATCAATATTAATTGGCTCCCAATCTTCAGGCAAAGTTTTTACAACATTGACACTTTCTTTAAATCCATACTCCAACCCAATCGGCATCATAACTCCTGTTGAGAAAATTGCTGAAAAAAGATATCTCATCTTTATAGCTGCTTCATTCCCTTTGAGCTCTGCCGCAAGTCTCGGTGTGTCATGAGACTCAGCAAAAGCAATTGATGGCGACACTGGAGCATTCTCTCTGTATTGCTTCAAACACCACTCTTCTTTAAAATCCCACCACTTAGAACTATTGAAGTTATAATCAAAACCAGCCTTGGCTAAAGCAATAACGTCTTCTATTTCGCAACCAAGTGTTTCTGCAAAAAAAACAATTTTTTTATTTTCCGCATGGATTGTGCCAATTAAATGTTCCCATAATTCAACAGGAACTTGATAAGCAGCGTCACAACGAAAACCATCTACTCCCAGCTTAATGAAATATCTAATGAGGTCTAACCAATACTTCCAAAGATTATCTCTATCCACTGATGACTCGTTATCTATTTCAGCAAGATCTCCCCAGGTACATACCAGCTTGTCACCTTCCCAAACCTGAGGATTTTTAATGATTCCTTTAGAGTTTCTTTGATACCAAGAAGGATGTTGTTCTACTAAAACAGAATCAATCGCCGTATGGTTAATCACTAAATCAAAAATAACCTTCAATCCTTCTAAGTGTGCACGATGAATCATGTTTCTAACCTGATTATCTTCGGACATTCTGCCCTTTAAAAACAAAGGATTAATTCGATAATAATCCTTGATGGAATACAAACTGCCTGAAAAGCCTGGATACTGAATAGGATTAATATAGACCCAATTAAACCCCATCTGTTTGGCGCGTTTAAAATGAACAGGCCAATTAGTCATCGCACCCGTAAGTCTTGGAAATAAATTATAAATAAGAACATTTCCTCTTTTGCTCATGGGGGTTATTATACTGTTTATTTGTTGATTTGTTTATATGTTTATTTGTTATGTATAAGAACAAAAATTAGTTAATAAATAATCCCGATTATTCTTGGCTTGGTCTTTAATCACGTCTAAAAGCATTTTTTTTAAAATAAATCCAACCTTTGCTCCACTAAACCCTAACGCTATTAAGTCATCACCGTTCACCGCCAAGTGCTGAAGTAAATAAGGTTGATTTTCTCTAACAATTTTTTCTAACATTAACACTTCAACTTCACCATCTGAAGTTATATTTAAATATTTTTTTACAATTATTGAACGTTTATAATCATCGAGACCTAACAAGTTTAATAAAAGCTTAATGTCTTCACTTGAAGCATTCTTTTTATTTATTATTGATAAAATGCTCTTGATCCTTTTGTAAATACCTTTCTCTATCTTTAAAATATCTTTTATTTCATTATGATCCTCAAAAAAAGAAAAGAAAACAACATAAATAATAAGCTCATCATAACTTTCTTTCTTATTGATTTCTTCAAGAATAGCCAACTGTTGGTCAGTCACATTACGAAACAATGGTTCCAATAAATTGCAACATTTACAGCACTTAACTGCCTTAATCAGATTAGTCCCTCTAAAAAATTTATTTAACTCAACCGTTACCCTTTCAGAAGAGATTGTGCTAAATAAATACTCGTATTTTTTCATATTAACTAATGTCTCCGCCTCTATCTCGAATCCAAATCTAGAAACAAACTGAAGAGCTCTAAGTGCTCTTAGATAATCCTCTTTAATGCTATTGTCTGAAAGCTGCCGTAGTGTTCGATTGTTCAAGTCATTCACCCCACCATAAGGATCAACAAGCTCGCCAGTCTCTACATCTCTTGCCATGGCATTGATAGTAAAGTCTCTACGTTGAAGGTCTTCTTCTAAGGTAATTTGTGGACCAAAATCAACTTGAAAATCATTATGTAAATCACCTATGGAAATTTCTTTTCTAGGGAAAGCGATGTCTATCTCTTGTCCATCTTTAAAGCATTTATAAACTCCAAAACTTTTTCCAACTAGCTGAACAGTACAATGAGTGGATAACACTTTTTCGAAA contains the following coding sequences:
- a CDS encoding transglutaminase domain-containing protein, with product MEIQQNKEVSNDQGIGIDGLAGAGAVDKNYILDNDDLETIKDISKDKLTISGSVAGDSFSSSVDIKSVKKTLHSVLQEDEDKSYILNDEVMQLLESGTTEIDEAVNKYFQEMLGQGIEVNELIDEYSLDLVKLVNEQVAILKDQEDLVNLLSRMMVEIENVIDLEEDELLKLKNKIIDIETDVLSKNADAEKPELEETMDKIFTGKRSLFTEAELDVIDALIDQAEIYINEEEKKINNEQSVSIEQRLNELIKKAESLVKVNSNVAVVDASVIEEALIVESQKENISSLIDPFDPEVASLIDKLNEEGLITDEMNEEEVVFAIYNYIIREYTFSRDDEASGSGLQQVADTIVSVGGSSEDQSVLLVSLCLAAGVDDKNIKVYLMKVKDSEQSQVVCGYSFSTDTIVQLDISQRVEMSEFNSTKFIKTEEIITTISAYDGSSAVDVRSFIEADNPATQRIIELLRTEGILTFDMSNDEQVLAIYNHVVQNFDYISDEETGLAWQTAESTIETGGGDCEDLTILFVDLCLAAGVNEEKLRVYVNQGSILVPGHVVAGYTMDNGETIRLDLTVRTSEQVVDSVIPLNTNSYTFSFNSRSIIAYTVLGDMLVFEDPHYETSMYTAAAGASQHLATTNAMNTIIGAYVNAHGNYLGHVENLINYQQYFYEIGVDLSGVTEESEAFAAGEWMSFVGVDFEAMTEEFMAIQIQIYIMMASVILFNELLDVKSMLIQYLFEYQYENVQILSAQRISDKFSSEIGNLDAVISGALEDAMEMNNEAYENNMAEIERIANECGKKIDSKKRDAYVNVLVTHGSLLLLQQLNGVNDMLIESSRAAIAKIASMSDSFENNNIWQAVLDGGSVDNNLRVSARFDTMVMNEQTGYMLTETTMDISSMVLKILFKIDSWNDDRASIAAISAQVRAAQKQMITRYSGFLKTQVTNAENIKLAQKNYDDAVKLWNKVKKGPGFFGSFFFMVLAVIVLVVAVIAAVLTAGSSLGVAAFFWGCIIAAAVAAAALGLYAYSQLAYQKSILEQMEENLENDISLNYNLLGLDWVGQEYGEGGYEIGEILTTDSMALNFGNQMNNTVRQAWGLVQGMSSTGQIGDMNAMIMAFQIMLLSMLAIVDAMADARSAVMQVLFNVQTKVDLMQALQTWVNGTFANINSAFDYNSTMLFAQASEHNRKLQVEMQLKSVRQQISSVNAQMTRVIINTIVTVASMAALCGGWYGAAVIIVGALWSIYAALQSMAEAKEAYDLAKKLYEEYKDQFSVGPGFNIPDWLYQGVEAKEGNMGVLFQGLNSAMSGALGASVEGTTNFLAQMFAVLAISSAMMDARAIVITLLFGVNTGSQSKFVMAGFQSFGSYVMTMRSLEAQRAQLQMQVDKILADAQLAIASAKDSMNTANTYGWISIGIAIISIVASALKIISTLKELSTLSQVASGFAGVAAVANGLVGIAQKQAELDDQEKAIARMKEVYSRMFGINFDEFESSGTNSALTDSSFDIVNNAAGGMIASASGGRVTYDPSAALAAARAIKNWQRTWMAQIAVAQAAADAKQAVMSMLFRTPSTVENFQTTAAIVGYQAQAMQIALQLAVALAKMQVSAINAVVSAQENLAAAEAAAMISMAFSVLTIAGGLLQIGDSFQVTGGPDVAVKTSDGEVKTELNAAGKKVPVMKPGKQGFITNKLGLDRPWAKALASFVTGYGGDTGGFNSVITTVGMNLIRNLLKEFLTYYIEKEAREDFRSGAEANADKSFGKGDSGSSLSQKTVSNASFREDSAYSKLLASRQASMIDSMVMSLMSAAIDVLVGGLKTNFESPSPPKPTNAVSAEGQSKSTEKVPAVGTPTAAEAAQKAEDAQKAADAKAAADAEKAAVGASGTGRQTGVDTVLVLNVAPGAEEAAVKVQLTTTAKELSDAEKSKGSAAAIREEKVQQDNKIQPVATTDASLADKQNKDSIKYNNPFTFNETAADRENMKNMTPEQKIAYLKNKRETVALNQFSLEMATKFLKNIINEAFSQRGKTQQVIDSAQSGTSSGANFNSAIQGISSNATVALQAVINEAISTTQTAMDSYSNAINDPNKNNESKTAVSAASNAEAMNIHLNLVAKNDNNIVSIKDNKFSSPEAQQIIDAANLSKKSTVAEIQKVLNQLLQLEEFRYEADVRDCDMASTLMAALAQKLEITEYQLVISKDSADPNSPAHMSAEFSKDGNRYSLDFNSPSETTAGVASVNGVLTLADITKNPKSSSTFLTLEMKRQEDPSKAISGFEVDSAKVNTKHVAFAAAIVDKKIVMDSKTTDNDFKVQGKDTTKASEDAIAAAESAQKDTTAQAAAASQGGAGVVTSNNQSQGVSGTTPVVAQARQTEGGFSAELARRIEVSPSK
- a CDS encoding YcaO-like family protein — its product is MHEDYILQSSPKGYSEDQDKSILPEETYQNAFYSLSKTFPDLNFTLTKLSNNEFYSVYDFDDGFFGSHGKGATQSQSMASAIMEYSERKSWYEFDMGKAKGFIKASYNYLKDKVDMGSYKDIFKIHYYTETESTEDILSGTDLLWVEGYNLTSDKPTLIPVNFTDLVKSSNGLAAGNTKEEAITQGLCELIEREHIDNFLLDPYNAKVRLIDHSTLNNPYLLKLLEWATIKGIQIYFIDISNTINVTTILVHAIDHNSPNIYSRSGDGYGTHNDPEKAMIRAFTEFLQGREAYVNNFPEDFDMTKGQWQTRLILDFTRIINNAKTISVKGCFHINSNDFKKDAEKILSILKQKGHEVIALNLTHKELKIPVYRLLIPTFKTGDEFSPFSRNQHYTVAFLLKNGRHDDKAWEYYLKYKKEITEINEESTELIRQINKHMGANIDIDARQKELLDKDVIYWLLMPRNHIVLFIFASYFTRAPLAAMSVLLGTTVVDGDKAVTLPELELELSQKERSPS
- a CDS encoding alpha-amylase family glycosyl hydrolase; the protein is MSKRGNVLIYNLFPRLTGAMTNWPVHFKRAKQMGFNWVYINPIQYPGFSGSLYSIKDYYRINPLFLKGRMSEDNQVRNMIHRAHLEGLKVIFDLVINHTAIDSVLVEQHPSWYQRNSKGIIKNPQVWEGDKLVCTWGDLAEIDNESSVDRDNLWKYWLDLIRYFIKLGVDGFRCDAAYQVPVELWEHLIGTIHAENKKIVFFAETLGCEIEDVIALAKAGFDYNFNSSKWWDFKEEWCLKQYRENAPVSPSIAFAESHDTPRLAAELKGNEAAIKMRYLFSAIFSTGVMMPIGLEYGFKESVNVVKTLPEDWEPINIDLVDYVTVVNSLKKKYKVFKEDSKFVEVWNNNDNVFSILKISNDGTEKALIIINKDTTKTQHVRLNIVEIMEVPAKSIVDVSVENAVKKVTALFEKALAPAQVTLLLYHHQPQ